In Ostrea edulis chromosome 6, xbOstEdul1.1, whole genome shotgun sequence, a single window of DNA contains:
- the LOC125646061 gene encoding tetraspanin-18-like isoform X2: MSLACGSSCLKYLLFITNFIFFLIGLGTVGLGVWALVDDDKILILTEVGDAGNFDVVSLIRTGALVLIASGGLAVLIGFLGCCGAVKENNCLLFAYCAVMVAILFVQIAAVVIAAIFQNKVTDDLKAFLKSRLSAQYEGSIKTNDPFSLGLDVAQIQFDCCGIDNYMDFLSATRWQDRKNASTIIPLTCCNFINKDVYYTDYHSLDLEDPSCQNSPTDQNSNFRKGCWNAILEYANDKAIYIIAVGVAIGVVEVLCVVVAACLILAIRKTNEESS, translated from the exons ATGTCACTAGCTTGCGGTAGCTCGTGTCTGAAGTATTTATTGTTCATTACCAACTTCATCTTCTTC CTGATCGGCCTGGGGACGGTAGGACTTGGGGTTTGGGCTCTGGTGGACGATGACAAGATCCTTATTCTGACAGAGGTCGGCGATGCCGGGAATTTTGATGTCGTCTCTCTTATTCGCACGGGAGCGCTGGTTCTCATCGCCAGCGGGGGCCTGGCTGTATTAATTGGATTCCTGGGATGCTGCGGGGCAGTTAAAGAGAATAACTGTCTTCTGTTCGCT tattGTGCAGTCATGGTTGCCATTCTATTTGTTCAAATAGCAGCTGTCGTTATTGCGgccatatttcaaaataaa GTCACGGACGATTTGAAAGCGTTTCTGAAATCTCGATTGAGCGCCCAATACGAAGGCAGTATAAAAACAAACGACCCCTTTTCTCTGGGTCTAGATGTGGCTCAAATTCAG TTTGATTGCTGTGGGATTGACAACTACATGGACTTCCTTTCCGCTACAAGATGGCAGGACCGGAAGAACGCGTCCACCATTATTCCACTGACGTGCTGTAACTTTATCAACAAGGATGTTTACTACACAGACTATCATTCGCTGGATCTAGAGGATCCCTCCTGTCAAAACTCCCCCACAGATCAGAACTCAAATTTCAGAAAG GGTTGTTGGAATGCAATATTAGAATATGCCAATGATAAAGCCATCTACATTATTGCTGTCGGAGTTGCAATTGGTGTTGTGGAG
- the LOC125646061 gene encoding tetraspanin-21-like isoform X3: MHKMNKIFFELNQYKTYDLLVLWSFYNCQIFMYCYVYYCQRHSKRLIFFQYCAVMVAILFVQIAAVVIAAIFQNKVTDDLKAFLKSRLSAQYEGSIKTNDPFSLGLDVAQIQFDCCGIDNYMDFLSATRWQDRKNASTIIPLTCCNFINKDVYYTDYHSLDLEDPSCQNSPTDQNSNFRKGCWNAILEYANDKAIYIIAVGVAIGVVEVLCVVVAACLILAIRKTNEESS, translated from the exons ATGCATaagatgaataaaatattctttgaattaaatcaatataagaCATATGATCTCCTCGTGCTATGGTCATTCTATAACTGCCAGATATTCATGTACTGCTATGTTTACTATTGTCAGAGGCATTCTaaaagattaattttttttcagtattGTGCAGTCATGGTTGCCATTCTATTTGTTCAAATAGCAGCTGTCGTTATTGCGgccatatttcaaaataaa GTCACGGACGATTTGAAAGCGTTTCTGAAATCTCGATTGAGCGCCCAATACGAAGGCAGTATAAAAACAAACGACCCCTTTTCTCTGGGTCTAGATGTGGCTCAAATTCAG TTTGATTGCTGTGGGATTGACAACTACATGGACTTCCTTTCCGCTACAAGATGGCAGGACCGGAAGAACGCGTCCACCATTATTCCACTGACGTGCTGTAACTTTATCAACAAGGATGTTTACTACACAGACTATCATTCGCTGGATCTAGAGGATCCCTCCTGTCAAAACTCCCCCACAGATCAGAACTCAAATTTCAGAAAG GGTTGTTGGAATGCAATATTAGAATATGCCAATGATAAAGCCATCTACATTATTGCTGTCGGAGTTGCAATTGGTGTTGTGGAG